One window from the genome of Candidatus Marinimicrobia bacterium CG08_land_8_20_14_0_20_45_22 encodes:
- the secE gene encoding preprotein translocase subunit SecE, with amino-acid sequence MFNKIREFIDGVIFEMKKVSWPSWNELKSSTVIVLAFSLILSVFLFVVDLLLSKIVNLIL; translated from the coding sequence ATGTTTAATAAGATCAGAGAATTTATCGACGGAGTCATCTTCGAGATGAAAAAAGTCTCTTGGCCGTCTTGGAACGAATTAAAAAGTTCGACGGTCATCGTTTTAGCGTTTTCGCTCATCTTGTCGGTTTTTCTGTTTGTCGTCGATCTGTTGTTATCGAAAATCGTCAACCTCATATTGTAG